From candidate division KSB1 bacterium, a single genomic window includes:
- a CDS encoding peptidylprolyl isomerase produces MQCKFKVFILIVVSIVSIHTISCSNQNNFIHVVIQTELGDIEVAIDSVNAPNTSVNFLKYVDEGFYSTGSFYRTVKLDNQPDNDVWIEVIQGGINREYRDKQFPPINLERTNQTHVNHEDGAISMARSGPDTATSAFFICIGNQPSLDFGGDRNPDGQGFAAFGKVTHGMKIIRNIQSSPAEGQGLTPAIKIINIKRK; encoded by the coding sequence ATGCAGTGTAAATTCAAAGTCTTCATTCTTATTGTCGTTTCGATTGTATCCATTCATACAATTTCATGTTCTAACCAAAATAATTTTATTCATGTGGTTATTCAAACTGAACTGGGCGATATAGAAGTTGCCATAGATTCAGTCAATGCTCCGAACACTTCGGTTAATTTCCTAAAATATGTGGATGAAGGATTTTACTCCACAGGCAGTTTCTATCGAACTGTAAAATTAGACAATCAACCAGACAATGATGTATGGATCGAAGTGATTCAAGGCGGTATTAATCGTGAATATAGAGATAAGCAATTTCCACCAATCAACCTGGAACGGACAAATCAAACCCATGTAAACCATGAAGATGGAGCGATCTCCATGGCTCGATCAGGTCCGGATACCGCAACTTCAGCTTTTTTTATTTGCATTGGCAACCAACCCTCTCTTGATTTTGGCGGAGATCGAAATCCGGATGGACAAGGTTTCGCAGCATTCGGAAAAGTTACGCATGGAATGAAGATTATCAGAAATATTCAGTCTTCCCCGGCAGAAGGACAGGGATTAACCCCAGCAATAAAAATTATTAATATCAAACGGAAGTAA
- a CDS encoding FAD-dependent thymidylate synthase, with protein sequence MITTEQENYERLSVEAIDAILGKPFKVLDDGFVRVIDYMGSDESIVQAARVSYGKGTKKIQQDRGLIRYLLRHRHTTPFEMCEIKFHVRVPMDCWRQWIRHRTANINEYSTRYSIAIDASQTTKPDEWRLQAKGNRQGSVGFLDSQTGEILSKKEAELQNLSRQSYEERLEAGVAREQARKDLPLSTYTEAYWKIDLYNLFHFLSLRMDEHAQEEIRVYAKVIGEEIVKPWCPIAWEAFLDFSLHSFGFSRLEHFILKEVIAGNSDKAIQLAVEFGLLPADLSQIKKNRERAELEAKLCQLGLNIPWQLK encoded by the coding sequence ATCATAACAACTGAACAAGAAAACTATGAGCGGCTCAGCGTCGAAGCAATTGATGCAATTTTAGGCAAACCGTTCAAAGTATTGGATGATGGTTTTGTCCGCGTGATTGATTACATGGGATCTGATGAATCAATCGTCCAGGCTGCCCGTGTTTCTTATGGGAAGGGCACTAAAAAAATTCAGCAAGACAGGGGATTGATTCGTTATTTGTTGCGCCACAGGCATACCACTCCTTTCGAAATGTGTGAAATTAAATTTCACGTACGAGTACCTATGGATTGCTGGCGGCAGTGGATCAGACATCGTACTGCAAATATAAATGAATACTCAACCCGCTACTCCATTGCAATTGATGCTTCTCAAACAACTAAACCGGATGAATGGCGGCTGCAGGCAAAAGGCAATCGTCAGGGGAGCGTTGGTTTTCTTGATTCGCAGACTGGGGAAATCTTAAGCAAAAAAGAAGCAGAATTACAGAATTTATCTCGTCAGTCGTATGAAGAACGATTGGAAGCAGGAGTAGCCAGGGAACAAGCTCGCAAGGATTTGCCGTTATCCACCTACACGGAGGCTTACTGGAAAATAGATTTGTACAATTTGTTTCATTTTCTCAGCCTTAGGATGGATGAGCATGCTCAGGAAGAAATTCGTGTTTATGCTAAGGTCATTGGGGAAGAAATTGTCAAGCCTTGGTGCCCAATTGCCTGGGAAGCATTTTTAGATTTCAGTCTTCATTCGTTCGGTTTTTCTCGACTTGAGCATTTTATCCTAAAAGAAGTCATTGCAGGAAATAGTGACAAGGCCATTCAGCTTGCAGTTGAATTCGGATTATTACCAGCCGATTTAAGCCAAATTAAAAAGAACAGAGAAAGAGCCGAGTTAGAAGCCAAATTGTGCCAACTTGGACTCAATATTCCGTGGCAACTAAAATAA
- a CDS encoding rhomboid family intramembrane serine protease: MRLIGELDNEAFALTFSDALFVKGIENRIQEENGKWAIWVLAEEKLQKSKELLDLYRKNPEHKEFHQAAEKAYEIKMAEAKEATAYQKSMAAASKKISGVFESGTGRVTLSLILFSVFIALFSLLGENKAFLNPFFITEYDIAGDRIQWMPGLPEVFSGQIWRLITPIFIHFGIIHIFFNMWWLKSLGTVIEHREGRVYLGVMVLLIAALSNLGQYLLSGPSFGGMSGVVYGLLGYIWFRSKYDPGSGYHIDNFIVQFMVVWFFLGVTGIIGNIANGTHGIGLACGMTWGYISSRLRIK; encoded by the coding sequence ATGCGTTTAATCGGTGAATTAGATAACGAAGCATTTGCACTTACATTTAGCGATGCGCTCTTTGTAAAGGGAATTGAAAACCGTATTCAGGAAGAAAACGGCAAGTGGGCAATTTGGGTTCTTGCGGAAGAAAAGTTACAAAAATCCAAAGAATTATTGGATCTTTACAGGAAAAATCCCGAGCACAAAGAATTTCACCAGGCAGCGGAAAAGGCGTATGAAATTAAAATGGCAGAAGCCAAAGAGGCAACAGCTTATCAAAAGAGTATGGCTGCTGCCAGTAAGAAAATTAGCGGTGTTTTTGAAAGTGGCACAGGCAGGGTAACGTTATCCCTGATTTTATTTTCAGTTTTTATTGCCCTTTTTTCACTCCTTGGAGAAAATAAAGCCTTTTTAAATCCTTTTTTCATTACTGAATACGATATTGCAGGAGATAGAATTCAATGGATGCCAGGCCTTCCTGAAGTTTTTAGCGGTCAGATTTGGCGGCTTATAACACCGATTTTTATTCATTTTGGAATCATACATATCTTTTTCAATATGTGGTGGCTAAAATCACTCGGAACCGTCATTGAACACCGAGAGGGACGCGTTTATCTAGGAGTGATGGTATTATTAATTGCTGCCCTTTCCAATTTGGGCCAGTACTTATTATCCGGCCCCAGTTTCGGTGGTATGTCTGGTGTAGTGTATGGATTGCTCGGTTATATCTGGTTTCGAAGTAAATATGATCCGGGATCCGGCTATCATATTGATAATTTTATCGTTCAGTTTATGGTTGTTTGGTTTTTTCTTGGGGTTACCGGGATTATCGGAAATATAGCAAATGGTACTCACGGTATCGGCCTGGCATGTGGAATGACATGGGGCTATATCTCATCCCGATTGCGTATTAAATAA
- a CDS encoding (2Fe-2S)-binding protein gives MPKLTIEGFGSYEVERGKRLVNAIESNNVDIGHRCGGNAKCTTCRVVFSEGEPTTMTQAEYDKLEEKELFGEVRLSCQIVCDHDMSLKPLMRQSEMGWDDPGPETENYVTPEAKWLPIEELKK, from the coding sequence ATGCCGAAACTTACGATTGAAGGATTCGGATCATATGAGGTCGAAAGGGGAAAGCGATTGGTAAATGCAATTGAATCCAATAACGTTGATATTGGGCATCGTTGCGGCGGAAATGCTAAATGCACCACTTGTAGAGTCGTGTTTTCTGAGGGAGAACCAACCACGATGACCCAGGCTGAATATGATAAATTAGAAGAAAAGGAACTTTTTGGCGAAGTCCGGCTTTCATGCCAGATTGTATGTGATCATGATATGTCTCTGAAACCATTAATGCGTCAGTCGGAAATGGGTTGGGATGATCCGGGTCCGGAGACTGAAAATTATGTGACGCCTGAAGCCAAGTGGCTGCCAATTGAAGAACTCAAAAAGTAA